Proteins from a genomic interval of Arthrobacter sp. CAN_C5:
- a CDS encoding FAD-dependent monooxygenase: MSSPMPGTVVTSSAVHGGAELTTTVVIGSGLPGLAVASELSRRGIHSIVVECLDPVDTGQLSRTALTDSVSLAERTELLRLLRGYASSHSLDIRHSTLAENLCVVGHSKLLPAPILGAKKWAVQTDCGVLLADHVVLTKYPQNQLRRFLLSLGLAVGHDLKSATQAIGLHLVGVGELLSPTTREIVRQAKLVSAAIVQHPPLLVPTRAINV; the protein is encoded by the coding sequence GTGAGTTCGCCGATGCCCGGAACTGTGGTCACAAGCTCAGCCGTGCACGGCGGCGCGGAACTCACTACCACGGTGGTGATTGGCTCGGGACTTCCCGGTTTGGCGGTGGCCAGCGAACTGAGTCGACGGGGTATCCACTCCATCGTGGTCGAGTGTCTGGACCCGGTGGACACCGGGCAGCTTTCCCGGACCGCGCTGACCGATTCGGTGTCCCTCGCTGAGCGGACCGAGTTGCTTCGGCTGTTGCGCGGGTATGCCAGCAGCCATTCGTTGGATATCCGTCACAGCACGCTCGCCGAGAACCTGTGCGTGGTAGGCCATTCGAAGCTGCTGCCCGCCCCGATCCTTGGAGCCAAGAAATGGGCTGTGCAAACTGACTGCGGCGTGCTGCTGGCTGACCATGTGGTGCTCACGAAGTACCCCCAGAATCAGTTGCGCCGGTTTTTGCTCTCCCTGGGCTTAGCTGTAGGCCATGACCTGAAGTCGGCCACCCAGGCGATCGGCCTGCATCTGGTGGGGGTGGGAGAGCTGTTGAGCCCCACCACCCGGGAAATTGTCCGTCAGGCCAAGCTGGTCAGCGCCGCGATAGTCCAGCATCCACCGCTGCTCGTGCCGACGCGGGCCATCAACGTCTAG
- a CDS encoding glycine betaine/L-proline ABC transporter ATP-binding protein, with amino-acid sequence MPVIEAQGVFKIFGNRPVRAVERLRAGATREQLRKDNLTPAVIDATFDVAEGEIFVVMGLSGSGKSTLIRMVNGLLMPTAGSMSIAGNDITRLKGKDLRRVRREKVSMVFQHFALLPHRTVGENAAYGLKVQGLNRSERERKAEEALRLVGLDGWGGSLPGELSGGMRQRVGLARALAAETDVMLMDEAFSALDPLIRREMQDQLVELQHKLGKTILFITHDLNEAMRLGDRIAMMRDGRIVQIGTTEQILNDPANDYVAQFVQDVDRTRVLTASAVMEPAVAVLGSEQGPRAAHKLLREHQLSSLMVVSRDKTLQGIVHEQDVAVAVSRGADNLDGLLRSAATVRLDTPLADLMTAAAESVVALAVVDNQGRLSGVIPRVTLLNALGDPNARVEHIGPDQEVMA; translated from the coding sequence GTGCCAGTCATTGAGGCCCAAGGGGTCTTTAAGATCTTCGGAAACAGACCCGTTCGCGCCGTCGAGCGGTTGCGTGCCGGGGCGACCCGTGAGCAACTTCGCAAGGACAACCTGACCCCCGCGGTCATCGATGCCACTTTCGACGTCGCTGAAGGCGAGATCTTCGTTGTGATGGGCCTGTCCGGGTCAGGCAAGTCGACCCTGATCAGGATGGTTAACGGTCTACTCATGCCAACCGCCGGATCGATGAGCATTGCCGGCAATGACATCACCCGTCTGAAGGGCAAGGATCTGCGGCGGGTGAGGCGGGAAAAGGTCAGCATGGTCTTCCAGCACTTCGCGCTGTTGCCCCACCGAACGGTCGGCGAGAACGCCGCCTATGGGTTGAAGGTGCAGGGGCTGAACCGTTCCGAACGGGAGAGAAAGGCTGAGGAAGCACTGCGACTGGTCGGGCTGGATGGCTGGGGAGGATCGCTCCCCGGTGAGCTCTCCGGTGGAATGCGGCAGCGGGTGGGGTTGGCGCGTGCCCTGGCAGCCGAGACCGACGTGATGCTGATGGACGAAGCGTTCAGCGCGCTCGATCCGCTCATCCGACGCGAGATGCAGGACCAACTGGTCGAGCTGCAGCACAAGCTCGGCAAGACCATCCTGTTCATTACCCACGACCTCAACGAAGCGATGCGGCTTGGCGACAGGATTGCGATGATGCGAGACGGTCGGATAGTGCAGATCGGGACGACCGAGCAAATCCTGAACGATCCTGCCAACGATTATGTCGCCCAGTTCGTCCAGGACGTTGACCGGACGCGGGTGCTTACCGCATCGGCGGTCATGGAGCCGGCCGTTGCCGTGCTCGGAAGCGAACAGGGCCCACGGGCTGCCCACAAGCTGCTGAGAGAGCATCAGCTCTCCAGCCTGATGGTTGTCAGCCGGGACAAAACCCTGCAGGGGATCGTGCATGAGCAGGACGTGGCCGTCGCCGTTTCGCGGGGCGCCGACAACCTCGACGGCCTGCTGCGGTCGGCTGCGACGGTTCGCCTGGATACGCCGCTCGCCGACCTGATGACGGCCGCGGCGGAGAGCGTCGTTGCCCTGGCGGTGGTCGACAACCAGGGCCGGCTCTCCGGAGTGATTCCAAGGGTCACCCTGCTCAACGCGCTCGGCGACCCCAACGCGAGAGTCGAACATATCGGTCCCGATCAGGAGGTGATGGCATGA
- a CDS encoding copper resistance CopC family protein, with translation MSSTNPRSTRTAAGHLFVRVPALLAAMLLVVLMTALGSASTANAHDELVGSNPEAGASVEQLPEAIELTFSSVPSGIGSEVEVLDETGGNWAEGDVAIVDRVASQPLRTGAPAGEYTVNWRVVSSDSHPIEGTFTVTAAAAGTAQSPSAAVGTQMPIEIEEAEQTVQNDFPWSIVVMVVVLIGLAVYLAVTARKRLRQGSDS, from the coding sequence ATGAGTAGCACCAACCCCCGTTCAACACGGACCGCAGCCGGCCACCTTTTCGTCAGGGTGCCCGCCCTGCTTGCCGCGATGCTGCTGGTGGTCCTGATGACAGCATTGGGCTCCGCGTCCACCGCCAACGCCCACGACGAGCTGGTCGGCAGCAATCCCGAGGCCGGAGCAAGCGTCGAGCAGCTCCCCGAGGCGATTGAGCTGACATTCTCCAGCGTGCCGTCGGGGATCGGATCGGAAGTTGAAGTTCTTGACGAGACTGGCGGCAACTGGGCCGAAGGCGACGTCGCCATCGTTGATCGGGTGGCGAGCCAGCCGCTCCGCACCGGAGCGCCAGCAGGCGAATATACGGTGAACTGGCGCGTAGTTTCCTCGGATTCGCACCCGATCGAGGGAACCTTCACCGTCACCGCGGCTGCCGCAGGTACTGCCCAGTCCCCTTCCGCAGCGGTAGGCACCCAGATGCCGATCGAAATCGAGGAAGCCGAGCAGACGGTCCAGAACGATTTCCCGTGGAGCATCGTGGTGATGGTGGTAGTTCTGATCGGGCTGGCAGTCTACCTGGCAGTTACAGCACGGAAGCGGTTGCGGCAAGGATCCGATTCCTAG
- a CDS encoding proline/glycine betaine ABC transporter permease: MSLTTSRTDGEIVPRIPVGEGIETVFDWVDDTLGSFFTSVRDVILGATDGLADALNTPAPLVMVILFSLLALLVKDWKFALVAFVGLVFVIGVDQWENAMTTLALVLIATFIALVIAIPLGVVAAKSDSMSNAIRPVMDLMQTMPAFVWLVPVVTLFSIGVAGGVVATVIFALPPGVRLTELGIRQVDSEVVEAGHAFGSTPGQILRGIQLPLALPTIMAGVNQVIMLALSMAVIAGLVGAGGLGGAVTSSISQLDIGLGFEAGLSVVVLAIFLDRATAGVGDGRSDRDRRLMRGLARIFGRPGAKPVPQTTTS; this comes from the coding sequence ATGAGCCTCACAACCAGCCGCACCGACGGCGAAATAGTGCCCCGCATCCCTGTCGGCGAAGGGATCGAGACGGTCTTCGACTGGGTGGACGACACCCTGGGCAGCTTCTTCACCTCTGTCCGCGATGTGATTCTAGGCGCGACCGACGGCCTGGCCGACGCGCTCAACACCCCGGCTCCGCTCGTGATGGTGATTCTGTTCTCGCTGTTGGCATTACTGGTCAAGGACTGGAAGTTCGCCCTCGTGGCGTTTGTGGGGCTCGTTTTCGTTATCGGCGTCGACCAGTGGGAGAACGCGATGACGACGCTTGCCCTCGTGCTGATTGCCACTTTTATCGCCCTGGTGATAGCCATCCCGCTCGGTGTCGTCGCGGCAAAGTCGGATTCGATGAGCAATGCGATCCGCCCGGTGATGGACCTGATGCAGACCATGCCGGCTTTCGTCTGGCTGGTACCGGTGGTCACCCTCTTCAGTATTGGTGTTGCTGGCGGTGTCGTCGCCACAGTCATCTTCGCGTTGCCGCCGGGTGTCCGGCTCACCGAGCTGGGCATCCGTCAGGTGGACTCCGAGGTGGTCGAGGCCGGTCACGCGTTCGGCAGCACCCCGGGACAGATCCTGCGCGGCATCCAGCTTCCGCTGGCGTTGCCGACGATCATGGCGGGCGTCAACCAGGTGATTATGCTCGCGCTCTCCATGGCGGTCATTGCCGGTCTTGTGGGCGCTGGTGGGCTCGGCGGCGCCGTGACCTCCTCGATCTCGCAACTCGACATCGGGCTTGGCTTCGAAGCTGGCCTGTCCGTGGTGGTCCTGGCGATCTTCCTCGATCGTGCGACGGCGGGCGTCGGCGACGGCAGGTCGGACCGCGACCGCCGACTCATGAGAGGGCTGGCCAGGATATTCGGCCGGCCTGGGGCGAAGCCGGTTCCACAAACCACTACATCTTGA
- a CDS encoding NCS2 family permease: MLKKGSVLDRYFEVSQRGSTYAREIRGGVATFFAMSYIVVLNPLILAGADSSGAELGFERVAAVTALVAGVLTIVMGAWAKYPFALATGLGVNAFVAITVATNPELTWPQVMGLVMLAGLTMLILVLTGFRTAVFNAVPESLKTAIVVGIGLFIALIGLVNAGFVRRVPDDAQTTVPVGLGFEGALLGWPTLVFVFGLILTIALVVRKVRGGILIGVIASTILAVIIEAVANVGPSVGPDGANVQGWSLVVPEIPTGSWVGVPDLSLIGNVSLFGAFGTIGATAALLLTFTILLSIFFDAMGTMVGLANEAKLVDKKGNIPGVNRVLVVDALGAVAGGAGSVSSNQIYVESGAGIGEGARTGIANIVTGVLFLLAMFFTPLISLVPFEAVAPALVVVGFMMVAQVGRIDWEDWGVAIPAFLTFILMPFTYSIANGLGAGFIAYVLVRTFQGRAREIHPLMWAVAGAFVVFFGIGPIELALGLR, encoded by the coding sequence ATGCTCAAAAAGGGTTCCGTACTGGACCGTTATTTCGAAGTCTCCCAACGAGGCAGCACCTACGCGCGGGAGATCCGCGGTGGGGTGGCCACCTTCTTTGCCATGAGCTACATCGTGGTCCTTAACCCGCTCATTCTGGCGGGAGCGGACTCCTCCGGCGCCGAACTGGGCTTCGAGCGGGTTGCGGCAGTGACCGCGCTCGTGGCCGGAGTACTGACGATCGTGATGGGGGCGTGGGCCAAGTACCCGTTCGCGCTGGCCACAGGACTCGGGGTGAACGCCTTCGTTGCGATCACTGTGGCAACCAACCCCGAACTCACCTGGCCACAGGTGATGGGGCTCGTGATGCTGGCTGGACTGACCATGTTGATTCTGGTCCTCACCGGCTTCCGGACCGCCGTTTTCAACGCCGTCCCCGAAAGCCTCAAGACCGCGATCGTGGTGGGCATCGGTCTGTTCATCGCCCTGATCGGCCTGGTCAACGCGGGGTTTGTCAGGCGGGTCCCCGACGACGCGCAGACCACCGTCCCGGTGGGTCTGGGTTTCGAGGGCGCGCTGCTTGGCTGGCCCACGCTCGTCTTCGTGTTCGGGCTGATCCTCACCATCGCCCTGGTGGTCCGGAAGGTCCGCGGCGGCATCCTGATCGGCGTGATTGCCTCCACCATCCTCGCCGTCATCATCGAGGCAGTAGCCAACGTGGGTCCGAGCGTCGGCCCCGACGGCGCAAACGTCCAGGGCTGGTCCCTGGTGGTACCCGAGATTCCGACCGGCTCGTGGGTGGGCGTGCCGGATCTGTCCCTGATCGGCAACGTGAGCCTGTTCGGCGCCTTCGGCACGATCGGTGCGACCGCCGCGTTGCTGCTGACCTTCACCATCCTGTTGAGCATCTTCTTCGACGCCATGGGCACCATGGTGGGTCTGGCCAACGAGGCGAAGCTGGTGGACAAGAAGGGGAATATCCCGGGCGTCAACCGGGTCCTCGTGGTTGACGCTCTTGGCGCCGTCGCTGGCGGCGCCGGGTCCGTGTCCTCCAACCAGATCTACGTCGAATCGGGTGCCGGGATCGGCGAGGGTGCACGCACCGGCATCGCCAACATCGTCACAGGTGTCCTGTTCCTGCTGGCAATGTTCTTCACCCCGCTGATCTCCCTGGTGCCGTTCGAGGCGGTGGCGCCGGCTCTCGTCGTCGTCGGGTTCATGATGGTGGCGCAGGTCGGTCGGATTGATTGGGAGGACTGGGGGGTCGCCATCCCCGCGTTCCTGACCTTCATCCTGATGCCGTTCACCTACTCAATCGCCAACGGGCTGGGGGCCGGGTTCATCGCCTACGTCCTGGTCCGCACCTTCCAGGGCCGGGCACGCGAGATCCACCCGCTGATGTGGGCTGTCGCCGGAGCGTTCGTCGTGTTCTTCGGGATTGGGCCGATCGAACTGGCGCTGGGCCTGCGCTAG
- a CDS encoding GNAT family N-acetyltransferase: MTVTVRRATPDDADALVVLHNRTWRETYGHLGPPEFFDARDARAAADAVDRRRQLDDGVPWTVAVDDDDTLVGLALAGPSRDADRDGTELYFLYALRRVHGRGVGPALLTEVLGERAASLWVLEVNHRATAFYGRNRFVADGARRKVRTEGSDLQEIRMVRH, from the coding sequence GTGACCGTGACAGTCCGCCGGGCGACCCCCGACGACGCCGACGCCCTGGTGGTGCTGCATAACCGGACCTGGCGCGAAACCTACGGCCACCTGGGACCGCCCGAATTCTTCGACGCCCGAGACGCACGCGCCGCCGCGGACGCCGTCGACCGCCGCCGCCAGCTCGACGACGGCGTCCCGTGGACGGTCGCGGTCGACGACGACGACACACTCGTCGGGTTGGCGCTTGCGGGCCCCAGCCGGGACGCGGACCGCGACGGAACTGAGCTGTACTTTCTGTACGCGCTCCGGCGGGTTCACGGCCGCGGAGTGGGTCCGGCGCTGCTCACCGAAGTGCTTGGTGAACGGGCGGCAAGCCTCTGGGTGCTGGAAGTGAACCACCGGGCTACCGCCTTCTACGGCAGGAACCGGTTTGTCGCTGACGGTGCCCGCCGGAAGGTCAGGACCGAAGGATCCGATCTGCAGGAAATCAGGATGGTGCGTCACTAA
- a CDS encoding MFS transporter — protein sequence MSVNQRSTQPGPQGSAGNDRTDESGLKKVVAASMVGTVVEWYEFFLYATAATLVFAVVFFPNAATPLDGIIAAFLTYAVGFIARPLGGIFFGQIGDKLGRKHTLQVTIILVGVATFLMGCLPGFNTIGYWAPALLVVLRFIQGFAVGGEWGGAVLLVAEHSPNKSRGFWASWPQAAVPVGNLLATVVLLTMSFILPEDEFLAWGWRVAFWLSAVIVVIGYYIRTHVSEAPIFLEAREQVEREKSINYGVLEVVKKYPRGILGAMGLRFAENILYYIIVSFSIVYLKTVHEYDTSQLLLALLIAHVVHFLVIPQVGRLSDRFGRKPVYLAGAILGATWAFFAFPMFDTQNPVIIILAVTIGLCFHALMYAGQPAIMAEMFPTRMRYSGVSLGYQVTSIIAGSMAPIIATAILQETGSWVGVALYVLGACVVTGIAVVTLRETRGISLRDVDAEDAHRHGLSAPQAAS from the coding sequence ATGAGCGTCAATCAACGCTCCACCCAGCCCGGGCCTCAAGGATCCGCCGGGAACGACCGAACCGACGAATCTGGCCTGAAGAAGGTCGTCGCCGCCTCAATGGTGGGAACCGTCGTCGAGTGGTACGAATTTTTCCTCTACGCCACGGCCGCAACTCTGGTCTTCGCGGTTGTTTTCTTTCCCAACGCTGCCACGCCGCTGGACGGGATCATCGCCGCGTTCCTGACCTACGCCGTCGGCTTCATCGCCCGCCCCCTTGGTGGGATCTTCTTCGGCCAGATCGGCGACAAACTCGGACGCAAGCACACCCTGCAGGTGACGATCATTCTGGTGGGCGTCGCTACGTTCCTGATGGGCTGCCTGCCGGGTTTTAACACTATCGGCTACTGGGCTCCCGCTCTCTTGGTGGTCCTGCGCTTCATCCAGGGTTTCGCGGTAGGTGGTGAATGGGGCGGAGCTGTCCTGCTGGTTGCCGAGCACAGCCCCAACAAGTCCCGTGGTTTCTGGGCCAGCTGGCCACAGGCGGCTGTGCCGGTCGGGAACCTGCTCGCCACGGTGGTTCTCCTGACCATGTCCTTCATCCTGCCGGAGGACGAGTTTCTCGCCTGGGGCTGGCGGGTGGCGTTCTGGCTGTCAGCAGTCATCGTGGTGATTGGCTACTACATCCGGACACACGTCAGCGAAGCTCCGATCTTCCTTGAGGCCCGCGAGCAGGTGGAGCGGGAGAAATCGATCAACTACGGGGTCCTTGAGGTAGTGAAGAAGTACCCCAGGGGGATCCTCGGGGCGATGGGTCTGCGGTTCGCCGAGAACATCCTGTACTACATCATCGTCAGCTTCTCGATCGTCTACCTCAAGACCGTCCACGAATACGACACCAGCCAGCTCCTCCTGGCGCTCCTGATCGCGCACGTGGTGCACTTCCTCGTGATTCCGCAGGTGGGACGGTTGTCCGACCGGTTCGGTCGGAAACCTGTCTACCTGGCGGGAGCCATCCTCGGGGCGACCTGGGCGTTCTTCGCCTTCCCCATGTTCGACACCCAGAACCCCGTGATCATCATCCTGGCCGTCACCATCGGCCTGTGCTTCCACGCACTGATGTACGCGGGCCAGCCGGCGATCATGGCGGAGATGTTCCCCACCCGGATGCGGTACTCAGGCGTTTCACTTGGCTACCAGGTGACATCGATCATCGCCGGGTCGATGGCCCCCATCATCGCGACCGCCATCCTGCAGGAGACAGGCTCCTGGGTTGGCGTGGCCCTGTATGTCCTCGGCGCCTGTGTGGTGACCGGAATCGCCGTCGTGACCCTGCGTGAAACCAGGGGTATTTCCCTGCGCGACGTCGACGCCGAAGACGCGCACCGGCATGGCCTCTCGGCACCCCAGGCTGCCAGCTAG
- a CDS encoding glycine betaine ABC transporter substrate-binding protein, which translates to MTKKLGTRRVGVLAALMTVALGVTACGGSDASSDEGTEDAAQAITLGIIPSWTDGLSTAYLWENILEAEGIDVEIQELSEAAPLYTGLSNGDLDVYPSGWSEATHAEYMEEYGDDIEDLGAYYDNAKLTFAVPEYTDIDSIADLTGNADMFDGRIVGIEPGAGLTAVTKDDVMPAYGLEDDYELVESSTTAMLTELQSAVDAEEDIVVTLWKPFWANSSFPLKDLEDPEAALGPVEGLHTLARTGFTEDFPEVAEMMSNFKLDDEQYGQLENLVVNEFGSGQEAEAVEQWLEENPDFIDGLKG; encoded by the coding sequence ATGACTAAGAAACTAGGCACACGACGCGTCGGAGTACTTGCGGCACTGATGACAGTTGCTCTCGGAGTGACAGCCTGCGGCGGATCAGATGCGTCCAGCGACGAGGGAACCGAAGATGCGGCACAGGCCATTACCCTGGGCATCATCCCCTCCTGGACTGACGGACTGAGCACCGCCTACCTGTGGGAGAACATCCTCGAAGCCGAGGGAATCGACGTCGAGATCCAGGAACTGAGCGAGGCTGCCCCGCTCTACACTGGCCTTTCGAACGGCGATCTTGACGTGTACCCCTCGGGCTGGTCCGAAGCGACCCACGCCGAGTACATGGAAGAGTACGGCGACGACATCGAGGATCTTGGCGCTTACTACGACAACGCCAAGCTCACCTTCGCCGTCCCGGAATACACGGACATTGACTCGATCGCTGACCTCACCGGCAACGCCGACATGTTTGACGGCCGGATCGTCGGCATCGAACCGGGAGCCGGCCTCACGGCCGTGACCAAGGACGATGTCATGCCCGCGTATGGCCTTGAGGACGACTATGAGCTTGTCGAGTCGTCCACGACGGCGATGCTGACGGAGCTGCAGAGCGCCGTCGACGCCGAGGAAGACATCGTGGTGACCCTGTGGAAGCCTTTCTGGGCGAACAGCTCCTTCCCCCTGAAGGATCTTGAGGATCCCGAGGCTGCGCTGGGCCCGGTTGAGGGACTGCACACGTTGGCGCGGACCGGGTTCACCGAGGACTTCCCGGAGGTCGCCGAGATGATGTCCAACTTCAAGCTCGACGACGAACAGTACGGTCAGCTTGAGAACCTCGTCGTCAACGAGTTCGGTTCAGGCCAGGAAGCTGAAGCCGTCGAGCAGTGGCTCGAGGAGAACCCCGACTTCATCGATGGCCTGAAGGGCTAG
- a CDS encoding spermidine synthase, translating into MGRQRAPRSGAPKAAADNETGPVSGIYETDTGTCELEPDPFNPNGWILKVNGVPSSHIDLSDPLQLDFEYMRWIAALVESHRRELHRGEGAPLRALHLGGGACSLARYLAAAFPEARQVVVELDGKLAGLVRDWFDLPRAPLVRIRVGEAREVTESLTAGSRDLIIRDVFAGSTTPRPLTTLEFTQHARRVLSEGGLYLVNCGDSPALAGARREAATIGEVFAYTAIIADPAMLKGRRYGNVIIAGSDSPLGQDPGLARVLLGGGVPAHAWDDARVRKFSNGAQVLRDQ; encoded by the coding sequence ATGGGCCGGCAACGTGCGCCCCGCTCCGGAGCTCCGAAAGCAGCGGCTGACAATGAAACGGGACCGGTCTCCGGAATCTACGAGACCGACACCGGCACGTGCGAGCTGGAACCCGATCCGTTCAACCCCAACGGCTGGATCCTCAAGGTCAACGGGGTGCCGAGCTCCCACATCGATCTCAGCGACCCGCTGCAGCTGGACTTCGAGTACATGCGGTGGATTGCGGCACTCGTCGAATCCCACCGCCGCGAACTTCACCGCGGCGAGGGCGCTCCACTGCGCGCCCTGCACCTCGGCGGCGGCGCGTGCTCGTTGGCACGCTATCTGGCAGCGGCATTTCCTGAAGCGCGTCAGGTGGTGGTGGAGCTCGACGGAAAGCTCGCCGGGCTGGTGCGGGACTGGTTCGATCTGCCGCGGGCTCCCCTGGTGCGTATCAGGGTGGGGGAGGCGAGGGAAGTGACCGAGTCCCTCACCGCCGGCAGCCGGGACCTGATTATTCGTGACGTCTTTGCCGGCAGCACCACCCCGCGGCCATTGACCACCCTTGAGTTCACCCAGCACGCCAGACGGGTCTTGAGCGAGGGTGGTCTCTACCTGGTGAACTGCGGTGACTCGCCGGCTCTTGCCGGCGCGCGACGGGAGGCGGCCACGATCGGTGAGGTCTTCGCGTACACGGCGATCATCGCTGATCCGGCAATGCTCAAGGGCCGGCGCTACGGGAACGTGATCATCGCGGGAAGCGACAGTCCGCTGGGCCAGGACCCAGGTCTGGCACGCGTGCTGCTGGGCGGTGGGGTGCCCGCCCATGCCTGGGATGACGCGCGGGTGCGGAAGTTCAGCAACGGCGCCCAGGTGCTCCGCGACCAGTAG
- a CDS encoding 3-hydroxybutyrate dehydrogenase produces MVASRAQHPAASEATGGQPLVGRRALVTGGASGIGAATVRALAAQGAFVTVADRDGDGAAALAKEVGGVAWAVDLLHTRELEGISLDVDILVNNAGIQSVQPIHTFAPADFRRIHTLMLEAPFLLIRAALPGMYERGFGRIINLSSIHGLRASPFKAAYVSAKHGLEGLSKVTALEGGEHGVTSNCVNPGYVRTPLVENQISDQARLHGISEEDVLATIMLTESAIKRMVEPEEVAGLVCWLASDLAGMVTGSSYVMDGGWSAR; encoded by the coding sequence GTGGTGGCTTCACGCGCGCAGCACCCGGCAGCATCGGAAGCCACCGGCGGGCAGCCACTCGTTGGGCGCCGGGCGCTGGTGACCGGCGGTGCCAGCGGCATTGGTGCTGCGACCGTGCGCGCCCTCGCCGCACAGGGTGCGTTCGTAACCGTGGCCGATCGGGATGGTGACGGAGCGGCCGCGCTGGCGAAGGAGGTTGGCGGAGTCGCCTGGGCGGTGGACCTGCTGCACACCAGGGAGCTGGAGGGCATCTCCCTTGATGTGGATATCCTGGTCAACAACGCGGGGATCCAGTCCGTACAGCCGATCCACACGTTTGCCCCGGCCGACTTCCGACGCATTCACACCCTGATGCTGGAGGCCCCCTTCCTGCTGATCCGCGCGGCACTGCCGGGGATGTACGAGAGGGGATTCGGGCGCATCATCAACCTGTCCTCCATCCATGGGCTCCGGGCGTCACCGTTCAAGGCGGCGTACGTCTCCGCGAAACACGGTCTCGAAGGTCTGTCCAAGGTGACAGCGCTCGAAGGCGGGGAGCACGGTGTGACGAGCAACTGCGTGAACCCCGGGTACGTACGGACACCGCTGGTCGAGAATCAGATCAGTGACCAGGCGCGCCTGCATGGGATCTCCGAGGAGGACGTGCTCGCGACCATCATGCTGACGGAGAGCGCGATCAAACGGATGGTGGAGCCGGAGGAAGTGGCGGGACTCGTGTGCTGGCTGGCATCCGACCTGGCAGGCATGGTGACCGGTTCGTCTTACGTGATGGACGGCGGTTGGTCGGCACGCTGA
- a CDS encoding LysR family transcriptional regulator — protein MSSLNPDDLLILLTVSHSGRFTTAADALEMNHTTVSRRIAALEKSLGGHVLVRASGGWELTELGHRAVAAAERVASAVSGLASGDDDDAPVAGVVRMSATDGFSAYIAAPAFARLRRLHPLLSIEIVAATRRASQTRSGLDLEVVVGEPQVHRAEAIRLGEYMLGLYASRDYLAEWGTPRSVAEATEHQLVYFIDSMLQVDSLDTPRRLLPAMRDSLSSTNVFVHVEATRSGAGIGLLPCFMADRHRDLVRLLPDQIAERLGYWLVARPDSLRQPAVAAVVASLREATTAYEDRLLGRHATG, from the coding sequence ATGAGCTCACTGAATCCCGACGACCTGCTGATCCTGCTCACCGTTTCGCACAGTGGTCGCTTCACCACCGCCGCGGACGCCCTTGAGATGAACCATACGACCGTCTCGCGCCGGATCGCGGCCCTGGAAAAGAGCCTCGGCGGCCATGTGCTTGTCCGGGCCAGCGGAGGATGGGAGCTTACCGAGCTGGGGCACCGGGCTGTCGCCGCAGCGGAACGGGTAGCCTCAGCGGTGTCGGGGCTCGCCAGCGGGGACGACGACGACGCCCCCGTTGCCGGCGTCGTGCGCATGAGTGCCACCGACGGGTTCAGCGCGTATATTGCCGCACCGGCCTTCGCCAGATTGCGCCGTCTACACCCGCTACTGTCGATCGAGATTGTCGCAGCGACCCGCCGCGCGTCCCAGACCCGGAGCGGGCTCGACCTGGAGGTGGTGGTCGGTGAACCGCAGGTGCATCGCGCGGAGGCCATCCGCCTGGGTGAATACATGCTGGGACTCTATGCATCGCGTGACTACCTGGCCGAGTGGGGGACACCGCGGAGCGTCGCTGAAGCCACCGAGCACCAGCTGGTCTACTTCATCGACTCGATGTTGCAGGTCGATAGCCTCGACACCCCGCGCCGCCTGCTCCCGGCCATGAGGGATTCGCTCAGTTCAACCAACGTCTTTGTGCACGTGGAGGCAACCCGTTCCGGCGCCGGAATCGGTCTGCTGCCGTGCTTCATGGCCGACCGCCACCGCGACCTGGTCCGCCTACTCCCCGACCAGATTGCGGAGCGGCTCGGGTACTGGCTGGTGGCGAGGCCGGATTCGCTCCGCCAGCCTGCGGTCGCCGCGGTGGTTGCCTCACTGCGGGAGGCAACCACCGCCTATGAGGACCGCCTGCTGGGCCGGCACGCGACGGGCTGA